The sequence below is a genomic window from Sphingobacterium sp. ML3W.
AAGCTTCCTATTGGAAAAACCCCTTGAAATGCCATCACATAATATGAAATTGCGCGCGCTCTATACATCGGCATCGCATGGGTTTGAATGTAGGTGTTGATACTGGAGTTTTGAATCATCATAGCAAAAGAAACAATGGCGGTATACACAAGTGCTAAGACCAATACAGAAGAATGACCTAATAAAAACAAAGCTGCTCCTAATAATAAAGCTGCCCCCATCACTTGATAGCGCATATTAGTCCCAGACTTCAACCGAGCCATATTAATAGCCCCAATCATCGCCCCAAGCCCTGCAGCGCTCTCAAACCAAGAAAATGTGGTAGCATCCCCATTAAACATTTCTTTAGCAACAGCAGGCAATAATGAAGTATATGGAATGACCAATAAACTCGAGAAAGTCATGACAATGATAAGGGAAAAAATATGTGGAGAACGTTTTAGATAGTAGAAACCTTCGACCAGGCCTTGCCAATTACTCCCTTTACTCAAATTGTCTGCGCTTTCTGTAACATTCATCATCCAAAGTGTAATCAAAACGGGGATAAAACTCAGAAAATTAGTACTGAAACACATCATTTCTCCATAGGTACTCAACAGTATACCTCCTATTGCTGGCCCCACCATACGTGCAGCATTAAATATAGAAGAATTGAGCGCTATCGCATTGGGTAAATCTTTTCTGTTTTCGACTAAATGCACCATGAGTGATTGCCTCCCCAATACATCAAATGCATTAATTACACCTTGCGTAAACCCTAACACAGATAACCAAAGTACGTTCTCTAATTTAAGATAAACCAGTAATGTCAAGATACCCGCCTGTATCATTAGACCAATCTGTGTTAGAAAAACAAGCTTGTACTTTTTATGTTTATCGACAAAACTTCCGATAAATGGGGATAATACCAAAGATGGAAGCAATGATATAAAAGAAACAAAACCCAACCAAAAAACTGAGCCCGTTAATTTATACACCAACCAGCTAATAGCGACCCGCTGCATCCAAGTTCCCATCAATGAAATCGCTTGACCAATTATATGTAGTCTGAAATTAGGGTACTGAAGCGATCGAAATAACTGCATATCAATGAATAATAGAAGTAAATGAAAGGAGTAAAATAAGTGAACAGGAATTACTAAGCAATATTTGTGCAGTAATTTCAATTCAGCACAAGATTAGTGAATTTTAATCGATAACTTTGCCACTTAATGGTAAATAAACCAAACAATTAACAATCAATTCAATACGAGATGAAATTTTTTATTGACACAGCAAACTTAGAGCAAATCAAAGAAGCACAGGACTTAGGTGTATTAGATGGGGTAACTACAAACCCAAGTTTAATGGCCAAAGAAGGAATCAGTGGGGACGAAAATGTAATCAATCATTACAAAGCAATCTGTGCTATCGTGGATGGTGATGTAAGTGCAGAGGTAATTTCTACAAATTACGAAGGAATGATCAAAGAAGGCGAAGCACTTGCAAAATTAGATGACAAGATTGTTGTTAAAGTCCCTATGATCAAAGATGGTATCAAAGCGATTAAATATTTCAGCAAAAAGGGAATCAAAACAAACTGTACTTTGGTTTTTTCAGCAGGTCAAGCATTATTAGCTGCTAAAGCTGGAGCAACTTATGTATCACCTTTTATAGGACGTTTAGATGACATTTCGACAGATGGTTTAGGCCTAATTGAAGAGATTCGTTTGATCTATGATAACTACAGTTTCCCTACCCAGATTTTGGCTGCATCGGTACGTAACAGTGCTCATATCCTAGGTTGCGCTAAAATTGGAGCTGATGTTATGACAGGTCCTTTATCAGCAATTACAGCTTTATTGAAACACCCTTTAACAGATAGCGGTCTTGCTACTTTCTTAGCTGACCATGCTAAAGCGGCAGGTAAATAATTTCAGAATAAAACGATTTTAAAAGAACGGTCGAAAGTGCGTGTTATACACCTACTTTTGACCGTTTTTTTATCTAGGAATAATGATGTATTTTTGTCATATGAGTAAAGAGCAACAACAAGAAAAAACAGCATTTGAAAGTGTCGATTTTGCGGCTTTGCTAAAGCAATATCAACTCAAAGTGACACAACCCAGATTGCGTACTTTGGAAATTATATCTACTAAAAAATCGGCCATATCACAACCCGAATTAGAGAAATTAATAGGTAAAGAAATCGACCGTGTCACCCTATATCGCGTACTCTCTTCTTTTGAAGAGAAGGGGATTTTACATAAAATTTTTGACCTGAATGGCACTGCTACTTATGCCCTTTGCTCTACAAATTGCTCTGAACATGAACATCATGACCAGCATATTCACTTCATCTGTAGACGATGCAATTCCGTTTATTGTATGGAAGAAATCACACTCCCAAGCTTTAATCTTCCCAAAGGTTATAAGCTCGAAGCTGTAGCGATAAATGCCCTTGGTTTATGTGACCAATGCCAGGAAAAATAAAAATATTTGTTGACAATATATTCTAAAACATAATGGTTTCATGAAAATTTGAAACCATTATATCTATGGATTGAACAGCCACAAATGCGCGCTAAAAAACAATATAATATATAAGCTAAATTTTAGCTTAAGGAATTACAACACATTGTAACAAAGGTTATTATAAAAGAATAATAAAGATATTATAAAGGAATAAATTTTTAGCTAAATGAACAATTCTACACTAAAGTTTGAAATTGACTCCCTACTCCACTTACAGCATCAGAAACATTAAGCATCAATTAATGCAATAATCTGATTACCAAATAATTAACAAAGCTAAAGAAAACAATAAATACACTAAATAAAAAACACATAATAAACACCTTAAAAACACCCGTAATTCTAGATTAATATTCGTATCTTGTAAGTGATAAGGCATGAGAAATAGCGCAATCAAAGATACCAAAAACATCATGATTCATAGCAACCTTCTCCTCTACTTATAACACGATAAAAAGTAAATAAATACGTATGACGACAAAAAAAGAAAACCCATATCAAGAGGTTTTGACACAGCTCATCATCGACATCTTTGAGAAGTCAAGCAACAAAGCCCTCAACTACAAACAAGTCGCATCAAAATTGAACGTTCACGATTCCGATTCTAAAATAGCTATCGCCAATATCTTAACTTCTCAACCCAAAAACAGCCCATTTATAGAGGTTGAAAAAGGGAAGTTTAAACTTCGTCAGCTCAAAGTTTACGTAACAGGTAAAGTCGATATGACCGCTGAAGGATCTGCTTATATTATACCCGAAGACGAATTTGAAAATGACATTTTCGTAGCACCTAGAAAACTACGTCAAGCATTACATGGAGACATCGTTAAGGTACATACATTTGAGAAGAGCAGAGGCCGAAAAAAAGAAGGCGAAGTTGTCGAAATTATTCAACGAGCCAAAACAGATTTTACCGGCATCATCAACCTTTCACAAAACTTCGCCTTCTTCATTGCTGATGACAAAAAAATGCTTCATGACATCTTTATTCCACTTGATAATCTTGTTGGCGCGAAGGATGGCGAAAAGGCTGTAGTCTCCATCATTGACTGGCCTGAAGGAGCTAAAAATCCAATCGGAAAAGTCAAAACTATTCTAGGTAAAAAGGGAGAAAACAACACCGAGATGAATGCCATCTTGGCAGACTACGGTTTCCCACTAAAATTTCCTAAAAAAGTAGAGGAAGAAGCAAACGCACTACCAGAAACCTGCTCAAAAGAAGAGATTGCAAAAAGAAGAGATTTTCGAAACATCACCACTTTCACCATTGATCCCGCAGATGCCAAAGATTTTGATGATGCCATCTCGTTTCAACAACTAGAGAATGGAAATTACGAAATTGGAATTCACATCGCAGACGTCTCCCACTTTGTCATTCCTGAAACAGAATTAGACAAAGAAGCATACGAAAGAGGTACTTCTGTGTACTTGGTCGACAGGGTGATTCCTATGCTTCCAGAGCGATTGTCCAATGGCGTGTGCTCACTTCGTCCCCACGAGGATAAACTTTGCTTCTCGGCTGTCTTTGAGCTCGATGAGGATGCAAATGTACTAGAACAGTGGTTTGGCAGAACAATCATCCATTCAGACCGTCGTTTTTCTTATGAAGAAGCGCAAGAGATCATCGAAACAAAAACAGGTGATTTTTCTTCAGAGATCCTAAAACTGAATGAACTTGCTTATATCCTCCGCGAACGCAAATTCAAG
It includes:
- a CDS encoding MFS transporter, which codes for MQLFRSLQYPNFRLHIIGQAISLMGTWMQRVAISWLVYKLTGSVFWLGFVSFISLLPSLVLSPFIGSFVDKHKKYKLVFLTQIGLMIQAGILTLLVYLKLENVLWLSVLGFTQGVINAFDVLGRQSLMVHLVENRKDLPNAIALNSSIFNAARMVGPAIGGILLSTYGEMMCFSTNFLSFIPVLITLWMMNVTESADNLSKGSNWQGLVEGFYYLKRSPHIFSLIIVMTFSSLLVIPYTSLLPAVAKEMFNGDATTFSWFESAAGLGAMIGAINMARLKSGTNMRYQVMGAALLLGAALFLLGHSSVLVLALVYTAIVSFAMMIQNSSINTYIQTHAMPMYRARAISYYVMAFQGVFPIGSLMIGAFASYFGLRSTLYFMGVAGVLIALSYYLYLRLHIHKRLFKF
- the fsa gene encoding fructose-6-phosphate aldolase, with product MKFFIDTANLEQIKEAQDLGVLDGVTTNPSLMAKEGISGDENVINHYKAICAIVDGDVSAEVISTNYEGMIKEGEALAKLDDKIVVKVPMIKDGIKAIKYFSKKGIKTNCTLVFSAGQALLAAKAGATYVSPFIGRLDDISTDGLGLIEEIRLIYDNYSFPTQILAASVRNSAHILGCAKIGADVMTGPLSAITALLKHPLTDSGLATFLADHAKAAGK
- a CDS encoding Fur family transcriptional regulator, whose protein sequence is MSKEQQQEKTAFESVDFAALLKQYQLKVTQPRLRTLEIISTKKSAISQPELEKLIGKEIDRVTLYRVLSSFEEKGILHKIFDLNGTATYALCSTNCSEHEHHDQHIHFICRRCNSVYCMEEITLPSFNLPKGYKLEAVAINALGLCDQCQEK
- the rnr gene encoding ribonuclease R — translated: MTTKKENPYQEVLTQLIIDIFEKSSNKALNYKQVASKLNVHDSDSKIAIANILTSQPKNSPFIEVEKGKFKLRQLKVYVTGKVDMTAEGSAYIIPEDEFENDIFVAPRKLRQALHGDIVKVHTFEKSRGRKKEGEVVEIIQRAKTDFTGIINLSQNFAFFIADDKKMLHDIFIPLDNLVGAKDGEKAVVSIIDWPEGAKNPIGKVKTILGKKGENNTEMNAILADYGFPLKFPKKVEEEANALPETCSKEEIAKRRDFRNITTFTIDPADAKDFDDAISFQQLENGNYEIGIHIADVSHFVIPETELDKEAYERGTSVYLVDRVIPMLPERLSNGVCSLRPHEDKLCFSAVFELDEDANVLEQWFGRTIIHSDRRFSYEEAQEIIETKTGDFSSEILKLNELAYILRERKFKNGAIAFESEEVKFILDENGKPTGVYTKVRKDAHKLIEDFMLLANRKVAEYIGKQGKGKNKLPFVYRFHDVPNPETLATFSQFAARFGHKLTIKSDKETAKSLNALMTKIEGSKEQNMLTSLAIRSMAKAIYTTKGTSHYGLAFDYYTHFTSPIRRYPDVMVHRLLAYYLDGGNKINADHYEKMCEHTSQMEKKAAEAERASIKYKQAEFLQEQIGTEYTGIISGVTEWGMYVEIQSNKCEGMIRLRDINDDFYVLDEKNFAIIGQRKKKKYQLGDEVQIKVKKVDLDKRQIDFTLIS